A window from Cryobacterium sp. SO1 encodes these proteins:
- a CDS encoding NAD(P)-dependent oxidoreductase produces the protein MTTIGIFGATGRTGSRVLTRALDAGFEVRALVRDPGKLTVFSPRLTVIPGDVLDAAAVDHTVRGSDAVLSLFGQVKGSPHTLQTTGTALIVAAMKRDGVTRVVTLSGGGLPAPSDRPGVPDVVIRFLLKTLAGHVLADAKGHLAVLESSGLDWTVVRGPRLTEKPGTGSYQVGWVGVNASTQISRDDLADFILTQIDDRTYSGQLPFVSA, from the coding sequence ATGACCACTATTGGTATCTTCGGCGCCACAGGCAGAACTGGCAGCCGCGTGCTCACTCGCGCCCTCGATGCGGGATTCGAGGTACGCGCTCTCGTCCGAGACCCCGGCAAGCTGACGGTGTTCTCTCCACGACTCACGGTCATTCCCGGGGACGTCCTCGACGCAGCAGCCGTCGACCATACGGTGCGGGGCTCGGATGCTGTGCTCAGCCTCTTCGGGCAGGTGAAGGGCTCCCCTCACACCTTGCAGACCACCGGGACAGCGCTGATTGTGGCGGCGATGAAGCGCGACGGTGTGACTCGCGTCGTCACCCTGTCCGGTGGAGGGCTCCCCGCGCCCTCCGACCGTCCCGGCGTGCCTGACGTGGTCATCCGGTTCTTGCTGAAGACTCTCGCCGGCCACGTGCTGGCCGATGCCAAGGGCCACCTGGCCGTGCTGGAGTCCTCCGGACTGGACTGGACGGTCGTCCGCGGCCCGCGCCTTACCGAGAAGCCGGGTACGGGCTCCTACCAGGTCGGATGGGTCGGGGTGAACGCCAGTACGCAGATCAGCCGTGACGATCTGGCCGACTTCATCCTCACCCAGATCGATGACCGCACCTACAGTGGCCAGCTACCGTTTGTGAGCGCGTGA
- a CDS encoding MarR family winged helix-turn-helix transcriptional regulator, with protein MDTLFIDRATQIGSVLESVITLSRALASPRMTPFGDAVLTRTQLEILFVLAHETEPVAPGRLAATLRVTPGAITQTMDQLRDQDLVEQSPSGLDGRVRVWRLTDAAATQVAAFEAATVLRTTPWFTSLSPDELDTLAALISRVEVA; from the coding sequence ATGGACACTTTGTTCATCGACCGGGCCACGCAGATCGGTAGCGTGTTGGAGTCGGTCATCACGCTGTCCCGCGCGTTGGCCAGCCCCCGGATGACGCCGTTCGGTGACGCGGTTCTCACGCGGACCCAGCTGGAGATCCTGTTCGTGCTGGCCCACGAGACGGAGCCAGTAGCCCCCGGCCGGCTCGCCGCGACGCTTCGAGTCACACCGGGTGCGATTACTCAGACCATGGACCAGCTGCGCGACCAGGATCTCGTCGAGCAGTCGCCCTCCGGCCTCGATGGGCGGGTTCGTGTGTGGCGACTGACCGATGCCGCGGCCACCCAGGTCGCTGCGTTCGAGGCGGCAACGGTCCTGCGAACGACCCCATGGTTCACCTCACTCTCACCCGATGAGCTAGATACACTCGCGGCACTGATCAGCCGGGTCGAGGTCGCGTGA